GCTTTAACCTATTATACGATGCTTTCGTTGGTTCCTCTGCTGGCTTTGACTTTTGCTCTTTTGAAAGCCTTTGGTGTCCAGAATTTACTCCAGCCTTTGATTATTGAGAAATTGAATGTCGGTGATGGCCGCGTTGCTGACATCATTTTAGGCTATATCAATAATACCCAGGTGACGCAACTGGGAGCCGTAGGGCTGGTCTTTCTGATTGTTGCCGTTGTTTCATTGCTGACCAATGTTGAAAAATCATTCAACCATGTCTGGGGAGTTAAAAATGTTCGCCCTTTATTGCGGCGGTTTTCTGACTATCTGTCAGTCATCTTAGCGGGTCCGGTTCTTATTATCAGTGCTATCTCCATGACATCAACATTAGCCAGCAACCGTCTGGTCCAAAAATTGATTGATATGGAGATGATCGGCAATCTGATTTTACTGTTATTTAAGGTGACACCATTTCTCTTTATGTGGCTTGCATTTACTGGTCTTTATGTCTTTATGTCGAACATTAAGGTAGAATGGCGTGCAGCTTTTGTGGGGGGGGTCGTTGGGGGGACGTTATGGCAGATTGCCCAAGTTGGATATGTCCATTTCCAGGTCGGAGTCGGTCGCTATAATGCGATCTACGGAACGATGGCAGCACTTCCGATCTTCATGGTCTGGCTCTATCTTTCCTGGGTGATTGTGCTGTTTGGTCTTGGTGTTTGTTATGCGAAACAAAATCTGCGCGCCAGTGGCAGGGATCTGCGCGGCTCGGAGGTGAGTCGCAACAGTTACGAGCAAGTTGCACTGGCATTGCTTGTTACCCTGGCCGATCGTTTTTCGAAAGGGGAGCCGGCCTTAAGCAATGAACAGCTGGCCAAGTACCTCTTTATTCCTCCTCGGCTTTGTCACAGTATTCTCAATTTATTGTTGAAAATTGGGTTTGTCTCTGAACTTCGTACTCTTGCCGGTCGTTGTCAATATCAGCTTGGACGTTCAGCTGAAAACCTGAGTCTGGCCGAAATTCTTAAAAAAATGGGTGATTTTGGTGAAGAGCCTCTCCATCTCCATCCTCATCCGCAGACATTGATTGCTCTGGAAACTTATCATCGGGTGGAAGTTCTGATCGGTGAAAATTTGAACGGGACAACGTTAAAGGACCTGGTCGTCCGTTGTCAGGACATCAATAAGAAGCCGCTGACAGAGAAATGAACTGTTATCAGTTAACGAATTGTTTTAATGTAATCTTACCATCTTGCATCTCTGCATAGGAAAACTGGGTTATCCAGTCACCCAACGCGATAATTCTGACACCCTGATGTTCTTTCTCCAGTGGAAAATGAAAGTGTCCACAAACAACAATATCGCTGTCACTCGTCTCCGAAAATGGTATTAAGTATGTTGATGGGTTTTGATGGTTTCTTTCCGGATTGTTTTTAGAGCTCTTATTGCTGAGCCAGAGTGCAAATGACCAAACGATATCCGGATGAATGATTTTTGCCAGGAACTTAATCGGCCAACTGCGCCAGAATGATCTCAGGCGTTGATAGTTACGATCCTGCTTGATCAGATCTCCATGGCTGATCAGAATGTTTTTCCCATCCCAGCTGATCTTTTGTTGGTCAGGTATGACTGTACAATTAAGAGTTTTGGTGAAGTATGGGCCAAGATTGAAATCGTGGTTGCCTTCTACAAAGAAAAGTTTTGTTCCTGACGTTGATAACTGGCGGAGTTTTTCCAGGAGAGGTATATAGGCTGTAAATGCCAGGTGTTTATAACCTAACCAAAACTCAAAAATATCGCCAAGCAGGAAAAGAGCATCAAGGTCCTTTTGTTGATTTAAAAAATCAAGGAGCCTCAGGTAGTTGTTATCCTGTGGATGGCGCAAGTGGGCATCTGATAAAAATATTGCTTTCATGTTCGCGACTATAAAAGAGCTGATTGACTGTTGTCAATTTACAAACAAGGAGATAGCTATGAAATACCCAATGATTCACATTTGTTACCGTGTTATGGATTTGCAAGCTTCGGAGAAATTCTATCATGAGGCTTTCGGGTTTGAAGTATCACGCAAGAAAGATTATCCCGAAGGACGTTTTACTTTAAGCTATATGACCTCCGCAGATCTTCCTTTTGAACTGGAACTGACCTACAACTATGATCAGCAGCAGCCTTATGAAATGGGCAATGGCTATTCGCATCTTGCAGTATCTACAACGGATTTGGAGGCTTCACACAAGCGGCATACCGAGATGGGGCTTAAGGTGACGCCATTGAAAGGGCTTGTGGCCGGAAATCCACGGTTTTATTTTGTCACCGATCCTGATGGTTTTCTGGTTGAAGTTGTCCGTAGTTCTTGAAATAGCAGGAGAAGAGAAAATGTCTATTGAAGATTTATTGGAAAAAGGCTTGCAAGCTTTTGATCAGGGGGACTTTAAAGCAGCGGAAATATTATATCAGCAGGCTCTGGAGGGAGAAAAAACAGCAGAAGTCTGGTTGTTACTGGCTGAAGCTCAGATTGAAAACGGCTCCTATGGGAAGGCGCATAAAAGTCTGTCTGCGGGATTGCTTTTGGAAGCTGATAACGTTGATCTCCTTTATTCTCTAGGGGATCTATATCTTGAAGAAGAAAATTATGATCTGGCGGTAGAGACCTATAAGAAAATTATAGAACTTGATCCGCAAGAAGCTGATGCCTGGGTTTGTAAAGCGGTGGCACAGATGAATAACGATAATTTAAGCGCTGCAGGAAAAACCTGTCGACATGCTCTCGAAATCGATCCGGGATTGGCTTTTGGGCATAATGCCCTGGGAGATATTTATGTTGCTCAGGGCAAGGTTGAGGCAGGAATGAATTGTTTTCATCAGGCATTAAAGCTTGATGCAACAGATCCGCAGCCTTATCTCAGTCTCGCTGAGCTGTATTATGATGCCGACGATCTGAAGTCAGCTGAAGAATATTGTCAGAAAGGCCTGGCATTGGATGCTGGCTTGGCACCCGGGTATCTGACCCTTGGCTATATCTGTCTGGATCAGGATCGCACTCAGGAAGCGGTTGATAATTTCCAACAGTTTCTACGTTTGGAAACCAGTGCTGCGGCCAAGCATATCCGCGATGAAGTCGCAGCAGTTATCGAGGGCCT
This window of the uncultured Desulfuromusa sp. genome carries:
- a CDS encoding UDP-2,3-diacylglucosamine diphosphatase, whose translation is MKAIFLSDAHLRHPQDNNYLRLLDFLNQQKDLDALFLLGDIFEFWLGYKHLAFTAYIPLLEKLRQLSTSGTKLFFVEGNHDFNLGPYFTKTLNCTVIPDQQKISWDGKNILISHGDLIKQDRNYQRLRSFWRSWPIKFLAKIIHPDIVWSFALWLSNKSSKNNPERNHQNPSTYLIPFSETSDSDIVVCGHFHFPLEKEHQGVRIIALGDWITQFSYAEMQDGKITLKQFVN
- a CDS encoding YhjD/YihY/BrkB family envelope integrity protein, yielding MADAEAPQLQFRGKIKKLLWEQNPADLSLLQRILLRQIQTVALVVRDFGVNQCLLRASALTYYTMLSLVPLLALTFALLKAFGVQNLLQPLIIEKLNVGDGRVADIILGYINNTQVTQLGAVGLVFLIVAVVSLLTNVEKSFNHVWGVKNVRPLLRRFSDYLSVILAGPVLIISAISMTSTLASNRLVQKLIDMEMIGNLILLLFKVTPFLFMWLAFTGLYVFMSNIKVEWRAAFVGGVVGGTLWQIAQVGYVHFQVGVGRYNAIYGTMAALPIFMVWLYLSWVIVLFGLGVCYAKQNLRASGRDLRGSEVSRNSYEQVALALLVTLADRFSKGEPALSNEQLAKYLFIPPRLCHSILNLLLKIGFVSELRTLAGRCQYQLGRSAENLSLAEILKKMGDFGEEPLHLHPHPQTLIALETYHRVEVLIGENLNGTTLKDLVVRCQDINKKPLTEK
- a CDS encoding VOC family protein; its protein translation is MKYPMIHICYRVMDLQASEKFYHEAFGFEVSRKKDYPEGRFTLSYMTSADLPFELELTYNYDQQQPYEMGNGYSHLAVSTTDLEASHKRHTEMGLKVTPLKGLVAGNPRFYFVTDPDGFLVEVVRSS
- a CDS encoding tetratricopeptide repeat protein, translated to MSIEDLLEKGLQAFDQGDFKAAEILYQQALEGEKTAEVWLLLAEAQIENGSYGKAHKSLSAGLLLEADNVDLLYSLGDLYLEEENYDLAVETYKKIIELDPQEADAWVCKAVAQMNNDNLSAAGKTCRHALEIDPGLAFGHNALGDIYVAQGKVEAGMNCFHQALKLDATDPQPYLSLAELYYDADDLKSAEEYCQKGLALDAGLAPGYLTLGYICLDQDRTQEAVDNFQQFLRLETSAAAKHIRDEVAAVIEGLK